The following proteins are encoded in a genomic region of Oceaniferula marina:
- a CDS encoding BamA/OMP85 family outer membrane protein, producing the protein MKPAHHSIKFITSRCLVGTGARMLSVFLFLFSALHAANEVIPGAPAKELAQGVQKKLSPKQLQPTATPKRQTKIKIHGLTFMSEEQALGLLGNMIDHIVGHAPSPSRADDAAFLLEHTLRQQGLPEAQVDWRIGKRNRNIILNVVQGPSRHLGEVIISGVEPAMQEELVTYFKQETIGFNLLGKGQIPYIPSSVEEAVANVTVHMQSEGYWNAETSLVKTSIQVEQGLVNLHVAVKPGPLFLLAPPELRGPIPVDLIPLRQQLSAYLGLPANTQNINASRKTTLSYFLKLGYAFTEVQMDKETVGHRLRLIFTVQTGNRYKIGKINITGLERTDPSILQRRLNRSVGTLYNPEKVEENRRKFISTGAFSSMLIDTSPRNDGYIDITLRVQEGRARAVGTHLGAGSYEGGIFGLSYLDRNFRGKLQTLSVSGEFSGLGLLGQASINDPMLFGSDLNGTLRVFLLSHEFDGYKKFEAGLGAELVWIINDNYGMRFYGESITARTDSAGLPDEELGYTEYEVWRLGITQRLDFRDNALNPHKGFYAELLTEAGVVTGGSPIPYYKFELRSSYRQPFFESDFLTLTGRAGFNFNDDQTNYPIDLRFFLGGSDSVRSFPEREMGPSVRGDAVGGEAYWIASAEYNRKIKGPVYMNVFADAGALARDTSGLDTADVHLAAGLGFWLDLPIGPVRAEYGYNMNRRDGEPAGTFHFTIGVNF; encoded by the coding sequence ATGAAGCCTGCACATCACAGCATCAAGTTCATCACCAGCCGATGCCTTGTCGGCACGGGTGCACGCATGCTGTCGGTCTTCCTCTTTTTGTTTTCTGCATTACATGCAGCCAATGAAGTCATCCCCGGGGCTCCGGCAAAAGAACTCGCGCAAGGGGTGCAAAAAAAACTGTCTCCCAAACAACTACAGCCGACCGCTACCCCCAAACGACAAACAAAGATCAAAATCCACGGGCTTACCTTTATGTCCGAAGAGCAGGCACTCGGATTGTTGGGAAACATGATCGACCATATTGTTGGCCACGCACCCAGCCCCTCCCGAGCCGATGATGCGGCCTTCCTGCTGGAACACACGCTGCGGCAACAAGGGCTTCCTGAAGCCCAGGTTGATTGGAGAATCGGAAAAAGAAACCGCAACATCATCCTGAACGTCGTTCAAGGCCCCTCACGTCATCTGGGCGAAGTAATCATCAGCGGTGTCGAGCCTGCCATGCAAGAAGAGCTGGTTACTTACTTCAAACAAGAAACCATCGGCTTCAACCTCCTCGGAAAAGGCCAAATTCCATACATTCCGTCCTCGGTGGAAGAGGCCGTGGCGAATGTGACAGTCCACATGCAATCCGAAGGCTACTGGAATGCCGAAACCTCACTCGTCAAAACCTCGATTCAAGTCGAACAGGGGCTCGTCAACCTGCATGTAGCGGTCAAACCAGGCCCCCTCTTTCTCTTGGCTCCCCCCGAACTCAGAGGCCCTATCCCGGTCGACCTCATCCCGCTGCGGCAACAGTTGAGCGCCTATCTCGGATTACCTGCCAATACACAAAACATCAATGCCTCACGCAAAACCACACTCAGTTATTTCCTCAAACTGGGGTATGCATTTACCGAAGTGCAAATGGATAAAGAAACCGTCGGCCATCGCCTGCGCCTGATTTTCACCGTCCAAACCGGAAACCGCTACAAGATTGGCAAGATCAACATTACCGGCTTGGAGCGGACCGACCCCAGCATCCTGCAACGCCGCTTGAATCGCAGCGTCGGAACACTTTACAACCCGGAAAAAGTTGAAGAAAACCGCCGAAAATTCATCTCCACCGGAGCTTTTTCATCGATGCTCATCGATACCTCCCCGCGCAATGACGGCTACATTGACATCACACTCCGAGTTCAGGAAGGTCGAGCTCGGGCCGTGGGAACCCACCTGGGAGCGGGCAGCTACGAAGGTGGCATTTTCGGACTCTCCTACCTCGACCGCAATTTCCGGGGAAAACTACAAACACTCTCGGTGTCTGGAGAATTTTCAGGGTTGGGCCTCCTCGGACAGGCCAGCATCAACGACCCAATGCTCTTCGGATCCGACCTCAACGGTACCTTGCGCGTGTTCCTGCTGTCACATGAGTTCGATGGCTATAAAAAATTCGAAGCGGGCCTGGGAGCCGAGCTGGTATGGATTATCAATGACAACTACGGGATGCGTTTTTACGGTGAAAGCATCACGGCCCGGACCGACAGTGCGGGTTTACCTGACGAGGAGCTTGGCTACACCGAATACGAAGTGTGGCGTCTTGGCATCACCCAGAGGTTGGACTTCAGGGACAATGCCCTCAATCCACACAAAGGGTTTTACGCGGAACTGCTGACCGAAGCCGGAGTTGTCACAGGGGGGTCACCCATCCCCTATTACAAATTCGAACTCCGGAGTAGCTATCGCCAACCCTTTTTCGAGAGTGATTTTCTCACTCTCACTGGACGGGCCGGATTCAACTTCAACGATGACCAAACCAATTACCCGATTGATTTACGCTTTTTTCTCGGTGGCAGCGACAGCGTTCGCAGTTTCCCGGAACGGGAGATGGGACCCAGCGTCCGCGGTGACGCGGTCGGGGGTGAGGCTTATTGGATCGCCAGCGCCGAATACAACCGCAAAATCAAAGGCCCGGTCTACATGAATGTCTTTGCTGATGCTGGGGCTTTAGCCCGTGACACAAGTGGTCTGGACACCGCGGACGTCCATCTGGCAGCCGGGCTTGGCTTCTGGCTGGACCTCCCGATCGGCCCCGTCCGTGCTGAATATGGCTACAATATGAACCGCCGCGACGGCGAACCGGCAGGAACCTTCCACTTCACCATCGGTGTGAATTTCTAA
- a CDS encoding translocation/assembly module TamB domain-containing protein has translation MPDSPSKKNKAKHKAKKAQRRPRRWPKVLLFLLLLLTLFIGVAQGPLLRSYLEKEIQQQLRTAGIEGSFRVEGSLFSGIELRDVRLTSKGIIRELNVASLTVDYRLTEAIRGNYDKVLTGIRGDRIEIWIDLAATADSSTTTPSTDETTTASSSDPATPINLETIRSYVLPVECFINRSAVRISRGPDLIWQAQDVALTHRTGDEIFHLNLGEFTDMDYRILSHKEVSLTWSKRKLELQNFPIRQDTMLDQVISSWNDEWHPYIPQFLQADITWEGGLFRVNLDKLEAVRISLNKGAIHLDKLAQWIETSDDVAGDITSLDLSIKDIMAPPNQFESRLRIEAEHLQWQKKMIRNFASDISTKEGSATINASTRIDREQASQLTATVNISPPMEETNEPAAAWLNCWHNSSAKVELQIPEPEHIAASITGWFEDQSSLQAPPGGWPTGAITLQGNATVKDQELEQAKASLLYHAPAWSDIQADQILMHASWNPETQRAEGSLNIPNLMGSHIQASANYSLDDEHYDGKLSIQSLDLSKFRSTLERFNQSVPRAGLIQINWSGEGKVSDLDSYQGTITADIEGLEIEAEGQPATDIQLNGQYAPGMQIELSKLLVTRDKLKIKTAANWKNETLQLTTLELHDQDALLVQGSAQLPLAREWSGIEAFLRQPGKLELQLKIDEMPLAEIYEQLPQNSEPLVKGKLSVDFTLGGTLLTPSIQLSTKAKRLQLIGNDKIPVTDINLEISTKEDAIHLDGSAVPDGHKALELAGNMPFHPKQWIDDPESLGNEAINLSLDTRSIDLSAFTSMLPHISEINGTFSSIVKLTGTIAAPEVQGDARLQISRVNSTRESIPNLRDIDIRLNYDQNKLIIAPSSCLVAGGKYNLSGNVDFQEFSNPVFDITLQADKALLWRDDAIIARSDASLKLNGPLEKANLSGDIGIVQSLFYKDVQIIPIGSGANRGASQRSKAELPAFVQPDKKKGDRLNIPEPFNAWTLNLTAKTKEDFLIRGNIAKGNIKGNLVVTGTLGNPQPKGELVLKDAQASLPFSRLHVKEGKVFLTPKHGFDPQLSLKATSRIGSYDVEINLYGLASNPKTLMTSRPPLPESEIILLLATGSTSEQLSDGASATGKAYQLLVDSVIRSSPGRFKKIMNTLAELNEKVDINIGASDPFTGRKYNSARVDITDRWHVVASIDLDNNTRGMVVYAIQFK, from the coding sequence ATGCCCGACTCCCCCTCCAAGAAAAACAAAGCCAAGCACAAAGCAAAAAAGGCTCAGCGCAGACCTCGCCGGTGGCCGAAGGTGTTGCTTTTCCTACTCCTTCTCCTCACTCTGTTTATTGGTGTTGCCCAGGGACCATTATTGAGATCCTATCTGGAAAAAGAAATCCAACAACAGCTTCGAACAGCAGGTATTGAAGGAAGTTTCCGCGTCGAGGGCAGCCTCTTTTCCGGCATTGAGTTAAGAGATGTCAGACTAACCAGCAAGGGGATCATCCGGGAACTCAACGTCGCATCCCTCACCGTCGACTACCGACTCACCGAGGCCATCCGTGGAAATTATGACAAGGTGCTAACAGGCATTCGTGGGGACCGTATTGAAATCTGGATCGACCTCGCCGCCACAGCGGACTCAAGCACAACAACTCCCTCTACGGACGAAACCACAACGGCCTCTTCTTCGGACCCAGCCACCCCCATCAACCTCGAAACCATTCGAAGCTACGTCCTTCCAGTCGAATGCTTCATCAATCGTTCTGCCGTCCGAATCAGTCGAGGCCCGGATCTCATCTGGCAGGCACAAGACGTGGCATTAACCCATCGGACTGGGGACGAGATATTCCACCTGAACCTCGGCGAGTTCACCGACATGGATTACCGCATCCTCAGCCACAAGGAAGTCTCACTCACCTGGTCAAAACGAAAACTGGAACTCCAGAATTTCCCCATCCGGCAAGACACCATGTTAGACCAAGTGATTAGCAGCTGGAATGACGAATGGCACCCTTACATCCCCCAATTTCTCCAAGCCGACATCACATGGGAAGGTGGCCTATTCAGAGTCAATCTGGACAAACTTGAAGCGGTCCGCATTTCCCTGAATAAGGGAGCTATTCATCTGGACAAGCTGGCCCAATGGATTGAAACCTCCGATGATGTAGCAGGTGATATCACCAGCCTCGATCTATCCATCAAAGACATCATGGCTCCCCCGAACCAGTTCGAGAGCCGACTCCGGATCGAAGCCGAACACCTACAATGGCAGAAAAAAATGATCCGCAATTTCGCAAGCGACATCTCTACAAAAGAGGGCTCGGCCACGATCAACGCCAGCACTCGAATCGATCGTGAACAGGCAAGCCAACTCACCGCCACAGTGAATATCTCACCCCCAATGGAGGAAACCAATGAGCCCGCCGCGGCATGGCTCAACTGCTGGCACAACAGCTCAGCCAAGGTGGAATTGCAGATCCCTGAGCCCGAGCACATTGCAGCCAGTATCACAGGGTGGTTCGAAGATCAATCGTCGCTCCAAGCTCCACCCGGAGGATGGCCCACCGGAGCCATCACCCTGCAAGGCAATGCCACAGTCAAGGATCAAGAGCTCGAACAAGCCAAAGCATCACTCCTCTACCACGCTCCGGCATGGAGTGACATCCAGGCCGATCAGATCCTCATGCACGCCTCATGGAATCCGGAAACACAACGAGCAGAGGGCTCGCTCAACATCCCGAACCTCATGGGGAGCCATATTCAGGCATCCGCAAATTATTCGCTGGATGACGAGCACTACGATGGCAAGCTTTCGATCCAGTCGCTCGACCTCTCCAAATTCCGATCGACTCTGGAACGCTTCAATCAATCCGTCCCCCGGGCCGGACTCATTCAGATCAACTGGTCAGGAGAAGGCAAGGTGAGCGATCTCGACTCCTATCAGGGAACCATCACAGCCGACATCGAGGGCCTTGAAATTGAAGCCGAGGGACAACCGGCTACCGACATACAACTCAATGGTCAATACGCTCCCGGGATGCAGATTGAACTCAGCAAGCTCCTCGTCACACGTGACAAACTCAAGATCAAGACTGCAGCGAACTGGAAAAACGAAACTCTCCAACTCACCACTCTGGAACTCCACGACCAGGATGCTCTTCTGGTTCAAGGCTCCGCCCAACTTCCTCTGGCCCGCGAATGGTCAGGCATCGAAGCGTTTCTCCGTCAGCCGGGCAAGCTCGAGCTCCAGCTCAAAATTGATGAGATGCCACTCGCGGAAATATACGAACAACTCCCGCAAAACTCAGAACCACTCGTCAAAGGCAAACTCTCTGTGGATTTCACCCTTGGAGGGACATTACTAACACCTTCGATCCAACTATCAACCAAGGCCAAGCGACTCCAATTGATTGGCAATGATAAAATCCCGGTCACCGACATCAACCTGGAGATCTCAACCAAGGAGGATGCCATTCATCTGGATGGCTCCGCCGTCCCGGACGGACATAAGGCACTCGAACTGGCGGGAAACATGCCATTCCACCCAAAACAATGGATCGACGACCCCGAGTCACTTGGCAATGAAGCGATCAACCTGTCGCTCGACACCCGTTCCATCGATCTTTCCGCCTTCACGTCCATGCTCCCGCACATTTCCGAGATCAACGGCACCTTCAGCTCCATCGTCAAACTCACCGGCACCATCGCAGCACCAGAAGTCCAAGGTGACGCCCGCCTACAAATTTCCCGGGTCAACTCAACTCGCGAATCCATTCCGAACCTGCGCGACATCGACATTCGCCTGAACTATGACCAGAATAAACTGATCATCGCCCCATCCTCATGTCTCGTCGCCGGGGGCAAATACAACCTGAGCGGCAATGTCGATTTTCAAGAGTTCAGCAACCCGGTATTCGATATCACACTACAGGCGGATAAAGCACTACTCTGGCGGGATGATGCCATCATCGCCCGCTCCGATGCCTCACTCAAACTCAACGGCCCTCTGGAAAAGGCCAACCTATCGGGCGATATCGGCATCGTTCAAAGCCTGTTCTATAAAGATGTGCAAATCATCCCGATTGGCTCCGGAGCCAACCGGGGCGCCAGCCAGAGATCCAAGGCTGAACTCCCGGCCTTCGTCCAGCCCGATAAAAAGAAAGGAGACCGCTTGAATATCCCAGAACCATTCAACGCGTGGACCCTCAACCTAACAGCAAAAACCAAGGAAGACTTCCTGATCAGGGGAAACATCGCAAAGGGGAACATCAAAGGAAACCTCGTCGTCACGGGCACCCTTGGCAATCCTCAACCCAAAGGAGAGCTTGTTCTCAAGGACGCACAAGCCAGCCTTCCCTTCAGCCGACTCCACGTCAAAGAAGGTAAGGTGTTCCTTACCCCCAAACATGGATTCGACCCCCAGCTCAGTTTAAAAGCAACCTCCAGAATTGGATCCTACGATGTCGAGATCAACCTCTACGGTCTGGCATCCAACCCCAAAACCCTGATGACCTCTCGCCCGCCACTCCCTGAAAGTGAGATCATCCTCCTCCTCGCCACCGGTAGCACATCAGAACAACTCAGTGACGGGGCATCCGCAACAGGCAAAGCCTATCAATTGTTAGTCGATAGCGTCATCCGCTCATCCCCGGGCCGGTTTAAAAAAATCATGAACACCCTCGCCGAACTCAATGAGAAGGTCGACATCAACATCGGCGCATCCGATCCATTCACGGGAAGAAAATACAATTCCGCGCGTGTCGACATCACCGACCGCTGGCATGTCGTTGCCTCGATCGATCTCGATAACAACACCCGCGGAATGGTGGTTTACGCCATTCAATTTAAATAA
- the lpxB gene encoding lipid-A-disaccharide synthase, translated as MSHSIYIIAGEVSGDTHGAHLMDAMSRQLPELEFRGAGGPAMRDAGGDGVTDWVEDAAVMGFWEVLKHYRWFKCRFYEMLDEVVAWKPEALVLIDYPGFNLRFAAAVRERLPETKIIYYISPQVWAWNKGRIPKMAEVLDLMLCIFPFEKPIFESAGLETQFVGHPLVDELEDQREQVTRAEDLVGLFPGSREREVNRLFPMMVEAARRMHSHYPDWRYEAAAASKKLEGQMQVMIEEAKLPESCEIRLKTGNSHSLMQRATCGVVASGTATLEAAALGLPYCLVYKLAWPTYALGKLLVKVEYIGLVNILAGEGVVEELVQSDADPGHVERILSRLMTDREEREALCQRLERTASRLGDPGAHERAAQAIVDVLELTNK; from the coding sequence GTGAGTCATTCAATTTACATCATTGCCGGAGAGGTCAGTGGGGATACCCATGGGGCGCATCTGATGGACGCGATGAGTCGGCAGCTTCCGGAGCTTGAGTTCCGCGGTGCTGGAGGTCCTGCGATGAGGGATGCGGGAGGGGATGGTGTGACGGATTGGGTCGAGGATGCCGCTGTGATGGGGTTTTGGGAGGTGTTGAAGCATTACCGGTGGTTCAAGTGTCGCTTTTATGAGATGTTGGATGAAGTGGTGGCTTGGAAGCCAGAGGCCTTGGTGTTGATCGATTATCCGGGTTTCAATCTAAGGTTTGCTGCAGCGGTGCGGGAGCGTTTGCCGGAAACCAAGATTATTTATTATATCAGTCCTCAGGTCTGGGCCTGGAACAAAGGCCGTATCCCCAAAATGGCCGAAGTGCTCGATCTGATGTTGTGTATTTTCCCATTCGAAAAACCGATTTTTGAATCGGCTGGCCTGGAAACGCAATTTGTCGGTCACCCTTTGGTGGATGAATTGGAAGATCAACGTGAGCAGGTGACCCGAGCGGAGGATTTGGTCGGGCTCTTTCCCGGGAGCCGTGAGCGCGAGGTGAATCGTCTCTTTCCGATGATGGTGGAGGCGGCCCGCAGGATGCATTCGCATTACCCGGATTGGCGGTATGAGGCTGCGGCGGCGTCGAAGAAACTTGAGGGCCAGATGCAGGTGATGATTGAGGAGGCGAAACTCCCTGAGAGTTGTGAAATTCGGTTGAAAACGGGCAATAGCCATTCATTGATGCAACGGGCGACGTGTGGAGTGGTCGCCAGCGGAACCGCGACGCTGGAGGCGGCGGCTCTCGGTCTGCCCTATTGCCTAGTCTATAAGCTCGCTTGGCCGACCTATGCTTTGGGGAAACTGTTGGTGAAAGTTGAGTATATTGGGCTGGTCAATATTCTGGCTGGTGAGGGGGTGGTTGAGGAATTGGTGCAATCGGATGCAGATCCCGGCCACGTGGAGCGTATTTTGAGTCGTCTGATGACTGACCGGGAGGAGCGTGAGGCCTTGTGTCAACGATTAGAACGAACGGCCAGCCGGCTGGGTGACCCCGGGGCCCACGAACGGGCGGCCCAGGCGATTGTCGATGTGTTGGAACTCACAAACAAATAA
- a CDS encoding M24 family metallopeptidase — MATYLIESVTETESDGYYFGRFKSMDPICMLGPMDAPVCLIHRMEIERAKSEGRFAEVYDLVEFLDRGEQLFGVRSKPAAIAALVRELGYEELTVPHHYPSGYYAALCEMGVKVKIEHGTLFPQREIKTPEEIEGLREGARISEAGFSRVREILKQSEIGEDDVLMFEGKVLTCEQLRREIRTATSAVGGGSNNPIAASGLQAADCHCIGFGPVKAHEMIVVDIFPRDDDSYYYGDLSRTYVKGEPTAKQRDIYETVYESFQAALAEFGPGKKMADVDRAAREVLDRRGYPTRQREDGKWEGCYCGIGHGLGLDIHEPPSLGDKEGILQVGHVITVEPGLYIPEVGGCRIEDTVLVTEDGYEFINTPDYEWIIE, encoded by the coding sequence ATGGCAACTTATCTCATTGAATCCGTCACCGAAACCGAGTCCGACGGCTATTATTTTGGAAGATTTAAATCGATGGACCCCATTTGTATGTTGGGGCCGATGGACGCTCCGGTGTGTTTGATCCATCGGATGGAGATCGAACGAGCCAAGTCGGAAGGTCGTTTTGCCGAGGTCTATGATCTGGTGGAGTTCCTGGACCGGGGCGAGCAACTTTTTGGGGTGAGAAGCAAACCCGCCGCCATTGCGGCACTGGTTCGTGAGCTTGGCTATGAGGAACTGACCGTGCCCCATCATTACCCATCAGGTTATTATGCGGCCCTTTGTGAGATGGGGGTGAAGGTTAAGATTGAGCATGGCACGTTGTTTCCGCAGCGAGAGATCAAAACTCCGGAGGAAATTGAAGGATTGCGCGAGGGAGCTAGGATTTCCGAGGCTGGATTTTCCCGGGTGCGTGAAATTTTAAAGCAAAGTGAAATCGGTGAGGATGATGTCCTGATGTTTGAGGGCAAGGTGCTCACTTGTGAGCAGCTACGGCGCGAAATCCGGACTGCCACCTCTGCTGTTGGCGGGGGTAGTAACAATCCGATCGCGGCGTCTGGCCTCCAGGCCGCCGATTGCCATTGTATTGGTTTTGGGCCGGTAAAGGCCCACGAAATGATTGTGGTGGATATTTTCCCCCGGGATGACGATAGCTACTATTACGGCGATCTGAGTCGCACCTACGTCAAGGGTGAGCCAACAGCAAAGCAGCGCGATATTTACGAGACCGTTTACGAATCGTTCCAGGCAGCTTTGGCCGAGTTTGGCCCCGGCAAAAAAATGGCGGACGTGGATCGTGCTGCTCGTGAGGTGTTAGATCGACGAGGGTACCCGACCCGGCAGCGTGAAGATGGCAAGTGGGAAGGATGTTATTGCGGGATTGGCCATGGCCTAGGATTGGACATTCACGAGCCTCCGTCCTTGGGAGACAAGGAGGGGATTCTTCAGGTTGGGCATGTGATCACGGTAGAGCCCGGTCTGTATATTCCGGAGGTCGGGGGGTGCCGTATCGAGGACACGGTTCTCGTTACCGAAGACGGCTATGAATTTATCAACACGCCGGACTACGAGTGGATTATTGAGTAA
- the rsfS gene encoding ribosome silencing factor, giving the protein MAIEGKELAIACARAAEEIQAEDIRVMDLTGVSSLTDFMVVCSGTSLPHLKAVMRDVDKHVAEAYDAHPVNAEGDAHSRWVVLDYIDVMVHVMHADLRDLYGLEDLWADGKEVEWQEPAAEDSE; this is encoded by the coding sequence ATGGCCATTGAAGGAAAAGAACTCGCTATCGCATGTGCGCGGGCCGCCGAGGAAATTCAAGCCGAAGATATTCGGGTCATGGATTTGACCGGTGTGTCGTCGCTGACAGATTTTATGGTGGTTTGCTCGGGAACATCTCTGCCCCACCTCAAGGCGGTGATGCGCGATGTGGATAAACACGTTGCCGAAGCCTATGACGCGCACCCGGTAAACGCCGAGGGAGATGCTCATTCTCGTTGGGTGGTGCTCGATTACATTGATGTGATGGTTCATGTCATGCACGCTGATCTACGCGATCTTTATGGCCTGGAAGACCTCTGGGCCGATGGCAAGGAGGTCGAGTGGCAGGAGCCGGCAGCAGAAGATTCCGAGTAG
- the trmD gene encoding tRNA (guanosine(37)-N1)-methyltransferase TrmD, with the protein MKLESENLKLFYMRIDIVTLFPETALAPLSESIIGRARGQQLIDIRAHQLRDWAEGKHRKTDEYLCGGGQGMLLKPEPLFAAVEELRQEHSRVLLMTPQGSPFKQADARRLSKHEHLIILCGHYEGVDHRVIDTLVDEEISIGDYVLTNGAIAAAVVSDAIIRLLPGALGDARSSEEESFTDPNMLEAPAYTKPNSFRGMDVPSVLLSGNHAAINTWKKEQAMIRTRKNRPDLLP; encoded by the coding sequence TTGAAACTTGAATCCGAAAACTTGAAACTCTTTTACATGCGCATCGATATCGTCACCCTCTTCCCCGAAACGGCCCTGGCCCCACTCAGCGAGAGCATCATCGGACGGGCCAGAGGTCAACAACTCATCGATATCCGAGCCCATCAACTGCGTGATTGGGCTGAAGGAAAACACCGGAAAACTGACGAGTATCTCTGCGGAGGAGGCCAAGGCATGCTGCTCAAACCCGAACCGCTCTTTGCGGCCGTCGAAGAACTTCGCCAAGAACACTCACGCGTCCTGCTCATGACCCCTCAAGGATCCCCCTTCAAGCAAGCCGACGCCCGACGACTCAGTAAGCACGAGCACCTGATCATTCTCTGCGGCCACTATGAAGGGGTTGACCACCGCGTGATCGACACACTGGTCGACGAGGAAATTTCCATCGGCGATTACGTCCTCACCAACGGGGCGATTGCCGCTGCCGTTGTCAGCGATGCCATCATCCGCCTTCTGCCTGGAGCGCTCGGTGATGCGCGCTCGTCAGAAGAAGAATCCTTTACCGACCCCAACATGCTCGAAGCTCCCGCCTACACAAAACCCAACAGCTTCCGAGGTATGGATGTCCCATCGGTCCTGCTGAGCGGAAATCACGCAGCAATCAACACTTGGAAAAAAGAGCAAGCCATGATCCGCACCCGTAAAAATCGTCCGGATCTACTCCCCTAG